One window of the Seriola aureovittata isolate HTS-2021-v1 ecotype China chromosome 22, ASM2101889v1, whole genome shotgun sequence genome contains the following:
- the lemd3 gene encoding inner nuclear membrane protein Man1, whose amino-acid sequence MASMQLTDEELFSELKRFGFTPGPVTENTRPVYLKKLKKLREEQQQRGSRSGKTRSSGAIHSTTGGGNTAGSRPASHDVTHLSSNRRPGRKSSVLGFSSDESDAETPLKRKGLNHSGRADRSSGFQQQPKIRPVTTPTVAIKSQYGAGSTLNSSSSSPGPDGQRGVSLGWGVRARSSPEAKGRDYDESGEEDDYEGETEKNSRSVNGCGASHLITSKLAGDYSDSDEEEVGGLGGVDRQRDRLEPRRSHPKAAFPSHGVGRGSQTGGAAREVNSPGSLNMVGRRREEGEEDGVKRRDSDPSGGLRSHNFPRKSIYVSLSENHGREAGKNNHVDSEDGSFRSSSSNRFSIGLRPRFSNYSSLSQPYRGNHSNHTAPNHSYSQTALKQKLSVPEDELLQQFKREEVASSGSFSAHYLSMFLLTAACLFFLLLGLMYLRMRGSGSSEVEGVIKNHPFGGEFDSSYDKAEKDLILKLLLNLHDHLAHIAGQHDCGDQKCPNRSLSMDEASAYLRAQNQEFEGFIHLSLEWIIRAGQDVGIRLTGQVADNPVTDVSEISRLESTHPKMPFTCRFRRAFVTVISRVFVIAVVVGCVWSVVWYMKYRWRREEEETRQMYDMVERIIDVLRSHTEACQENQDLQPYMPIPHVRDSLVLPQDRKKMKKIWERAVSFLSADESRIRTENQRIGGADFLVWRWIQPSFSCDKTSLMPSKVWQGKAFPLDRRNSPPNSLTPCLKIRNMFDPVMEVGENWDLAIQQAILEKCSDNDGIVHITVDKNSREGCVYVKCLSAEHSGKAFKALHGSWFDGKLVTVKYLRLDRYHQRFPQAQGCNTPLKASSLLHPNTTSTADTTPSLQHHGSANSSGFS is encoded by the exons ATGGCGTCAATGCAGTTAACGGATGAGGAGCTTTTCTCCGAATTAAAGCGTTTCGGTTTCACTCCAGGCCCGGTTACCGAGAACACCCGTCCGGTGTATTTAAAGAAATTGAAGAAGCTTCGCGAAGAGCAACAGCAGCGGGGCTCCAGATCGGGTAAAACCCGTAGCAGCGGGGCCATCCACAGCACCACTGGCGGCGGCAACACGGCGGGATCCAGGCCAGCCAGCCATGACGTCACGCACCTGAGCTCTAACAGGAGACCGGGCCGGAAGTCCTCCGTCCTCGGCTTCAGCTCCGACGAGTCTGACGCTGAAACTCCACTGAAAAGAAAGGGCCTCAATCACAGCGGCAGGGCAGACCGAAGCTCCGGTTTTCAACAACAACCGAAGATAAGGCCCGTTACAACACCGACTGTGGCTATCAAGAGTCAGTATGGCGCTGGGAGTACGCTGAATAGCAGCAGTTCTTCCCCGGGTCCGGACGGACAGAGAGGTGTCTCGCTGGGCTGGGGAGTTCGTGCCAGATCCAGCCCTGAGGCGAAAGGGAGGGATTACGACGAATCGGGAGAAGAGGACGATTATGAGGGGGAAACGGAGAAGAACTCTCGCTCTGTAAATGGCTGCGGGGCGTCTCACTTGATCACTAGCAAGTTAGCCGGGGATTACTCAGACTCCGacgaggaggaggttgggggcCTTGGCGGCGTAGACCGACAGCGGGATAGGTTAGAGCCCAGACGGAGCCACCCGAAAGCGGCGTTCCCTTCCCACGGAGTCGGCCGAGGGTCTCAGACGGGAGGGGCAGCCAGAGAGGTTAACTCGCCTGGGAGTCTAAACATGGTGGGAAgacggagggaggagggggaggaagacgGGGTGAAGAGAAGGGACTCGGACCCATCGGGAGGCTTGCGGAGCCACAACTTTCCCAGGAAGTCCATCTACGTCTCCCTCTCCGAGAACCATGGAAGAGAGGCCGGCAAAAACAACCACGTCGACAGCGAGGACGGATCcttcagaagcagcagctctaATAGGTTCAGCATCGGGCTGAGACCGCGCTTCTCCAACTACAGCAGCCTGTCCCAGCCTTACAGGGGCAACCACTCCAACCACACCGCTCCCAACCACTCATACAGCCAGACAGCGCTGAAGCAAAAGCTGTCTGTCCCGGAGGATGAGCTGCTCCAGCAATTCAAAAGGGAAGAGGTGGCCTCCTCTGGTAGCTTCAGCGCTCACTACCTGTCCATGTTCCTGCTCACGGCAGCCTGCCTCTTCTTTCTGCTGCTAGGCCTCATGTACCTTAGGATGAGGGGCTCTGGATCATCAGAGGTGGAGGGAGTCA TTAAGAACCACCCTTTTGGCGGCGAGTTTGACTCTTCTTAT GACAAGGCAGAGAAGGACCTGatcctgaagctgctgctcaaTCTACACGACCACCTGGCCCACATCGCTG GCCAGCACGACTGCGGAGACCAGAAGTGTCCAAACAGGAGTCTGTCCATGGACGAGGCCTCTGCGTATTTACGG GCCCAGAATCAGGAGTTTGAAGGCTTCATTCATTTGTCTCTGGAGTGGATCATCCGGGCAGGACAGGACGTGGGCATAAG gcTGACTGGGCAGGTAGCTGATAACCCGGTGACCGATGTGTCTGAGATCTCTCGGCTGGAGTCCACGCACCCCAAGATGCCCTTCACATGCCGCTTCCGTCGAGCCTTCGTCACCGTCATCAGCAGAGTCTTCGTCATCGCAGTCG TGGTGGGCTGTGTGTGGAGCGTGGTCTGGTACATGAAGTATcgctggaggagggaggaggaggagaccaGGCAGATGTACGACATGGTGGAGAGGATCATCG ACGTGTTGAGGAGCCACACTGAGGCTTGCCAAGAGAACCAGGACCTACAGCCCTACATGCCCATCCCCCATGTCAGAGACTCCCTGGTTCTGCCTCAGGATCG gaagaagatgaagaagatctGGGAGCGGGCTGTGAGCTTCCTCTCAGCCGACGAGTCCAGGATTCGAACAGAGAATCAGAGGATCGGCGGAGCGGACTTCCTGGTCTGGAGGTGGATCCAGCCTTCTTTCAGTTGCGACAAGACCTCCTTAATGCCCTCCAAAGTTTGGCAGGGAAAAG cgTTCCCTCTGGATCGGAGGAACTCGCCTCCCAATAGCCTGACTCCATGTCTGAAGATCAGGAACATGTTTGACCCGGTCAT ggaGGTCGGGGAGAACTGGGATCTAGCCATCCAGCAGGCGATCCTGGAGAAGTGCAGTGACAACGACGGCATCGTCCACATCACTGTTGACAAGAACTCACGAGAG ggCTGCGTCTATGTCAAGTGTCTCTCTGCAGAGCACTCAGGGAAAGCCTTCAAGGCACTTCATGGCTCCTGGTTTGATG GTAAGCTGGTGACAGTAAAGTATCTGCGTTTGGACCGATACCACCAGCGCTTCCCGCAGGCACAGGGCTGCAACACGCCCCTGAAGGCCTCCAGCCTCCTCCACCCGAACACCACAAGCACCGCGGACACTACGCCCAGCCTGCAGCACCACGGCTCAGCCAACTCTTCAGGCTTCTCATGA
- the msrb3 gene encoding methionine-R-sulfoxide reductase B3 isoform X1, translating into MDVLFRRGVFVAVRLAVSRSVCRPAPCAALLGARRTKKTWPVSFPQEELKKRLTPMQYQVTQERGTESAFTGEFTHHKDEGSYTCVVCGAVLFSSKTKFDSGSGWPSFYDLVKEESVALTDDFSYGMHRVETTCSQCGAHLGHLFDDGPKPTGKRYCINSASLGFQAKDAASTSGSASGAEGGAASSSVSDGKTEL; encoded by the exons ATGGATGTCCTCTTCAGACGTGGCGTCTTCGTGGCTGTGCGTCTCGCTGTGAGCAGATCAGTCTGCCGCCCTGCACCGTGCGCCGCTCTTCTAG gaGCGCGCAGGACTAAGAAGACATGGCCGGTGAGCTTCCctcaggaggagctgaagaaacGCCTCACGCCGATGCAGTACCAAGTCACTCAGGAGAGAGGAACTGAGAG TGCGTTCACTGGAGAGTTCACGCATCATAAAGATGAGGGGAGCTACACTTGTGTTGTCTGTGGCGCTGTGCTGTTCAG CTCCAAGACTAAATTTGACTCAGGATCAG GTTGGCCGTCCTTCTACGACCTGGTGAAGGAGGAGTCTGTAGCTCTGACGGATGATTTCTCCTACGGGATGCACAGAGTGGAGACGACCTGCAGCCAG tgtggagCTCATCTGGGACACCTGTTTGATGACGGACCAAAACCGACAGGGAAGCGCTACTGCATTAACTCGGCCTCACTGGGTTTCCAGGCCAAAGATGCGGCCTCCACCTCCGGCTCCGCCTCCGGGGCTGAGGGCGGAGCTGCCAGCAGCTCAGTGAGCGATGGGAAGACAGAGCTCTGA
- the msrb3 gene encoding methionine-R-sulfoxide reductase B3 isoform X2 → MFRPDTAILPLRILTVSVVLLLLLLSGARRTKKTWPVSFPQEELKKRLTPMQYQVTQERGTESAFTGEFTHHKDEGSYTCVVCGAVLFSSKTKFDSGSGWPSFYDLVKEESVALTDDFSYGMHRVETTCSQCGAHLGHLFDDGPKPTGKRYCINSASLGFQAKDAASTSGSASGAEGGAASSSVSDGKTEL, encoded by the exons ATGTTCCGACCCGACACCGCCATATTACCACTGAGAATTCTGACTGTCAGCGtcgtgctcctgctgctgcttctctccg gaGCGCGCAGGACTAAGAAGACATGGCCGGTGAGCTTCCctcaggaggagctgaagaaacGCCTCACGCCGATGCAGTACCAAGTCACTCAGGAGAGAGGAACTGAGAG TGCGTTCACTGGAGAGTTCACGCATCATAAAGATGAGGGGAGCTACACTTGTGTTGTCTGTGGCGCTGTGCTGTTCAG CTCCAAGACTAAATTTGACTCAGGATCAG GTTGGCCGTCCTTCTACGACCTGGTGAAGGAGGAGTCTGTAGCTCTGACGGATGATTTCTCCTACGGGATGCACAGAGTGGAGACGACCTGCAGCCAG tgtggagCTCATCTGGGACACCTGTTTGATGACGGACCAAAACCGACAGGGAAGCGCTACTGCATTAACTCGGCCTCACTGGGTTTCCAGGCCAAAGATGCGGCCTCCACCTCCGGCTCCGCCTCCGGGGCTGAGGGCGGAGCTGCCAGCAGCTCAGTGAGCGATGGGAAGACAGAGCTCTGA
- the msrb3 gene encoding methionine-R-sulfoxide reductase B3 isoform X3, with amino-acid sequence MSGFNLLHLITKSQPVTLRSCSLPSGARRTKKTWPVSFPQEELKKRLTPMQYQVTQERGTESAFTGEFTHHKDEGSYTCVVCGAVLFSSKTKFDSGSGWPSFYDLVKEESVALTDDFSYGMHRVETTCSQCGAHLGHLFDDGPKPTGKRYCINSASLGFQAKDAASTSGSASGAEGGAASSSVSDGKTEL; translated from the exons ATGTCGGGCTTCAATCTGCTGCATCTAATAACCAAGAGTCAGCCTGTAACTCTGAGGTCCTGCAGTCTTCCCTCAG gaGCGCGCAGGACTAAGAAGACATGGCCGGTGAGCTTCCctcaggaggagctgaagaaacGCCTCACGCCGATGCAGTACCAAGTCACTCAGGAGAGAGGAACTGAGAG TGCGTTCACTGGAGAGTTCACGCATCATAAAGATGAGGGGAGCTACACTTGTGTTGTCTGTGGCGCTGTGCTGTTCAG CTCCAAGACTAAATTTGACTCAGGATCAG GTTGGCCGTCCTTCTACGACCTGGTGAAGGAGGAGTCTGTAGCTCTGACGGATGATTTCTCCTACGGGATGCACAGAGTGGAGACGACCTGCAGCCAG tgtggagCTCATCTGGGACACCTGTTTGATGACGGACCAAAACCGACAGGGAAGCGCTACTGCATTAACTCGGCCTCACTGGGTTTCCAGGCCAAAGATGCGGCCTCCACCTCCGGCTCCGCCTCCGGGGCTGAGGGCGGAGCTGCCAGCAGCTCAGTGAGCGATGGGAAGACAGAGCTCTGA